Within Malus domestica chromosome 04, GDT2T_hap1, the genomic segment TGAAGATATGGACCACTGATCTATGTTCTAACACTCTCGCTTAACCTTGGGCTCTCTAGTTATGAAATTGAACATAAATACGAAGAGTGTTGCAGGGATTTAAACACAGAGATCTTCCACTCTAAGACCATGTGAGTTTTATTGGTTTGCAACTGTTTCTAAAATCTTAAGCTTGCCTACATAATGCAGAgaaggaaaccttgtttgaatCTTCCTCCTCAATGGGGTGTATGTGCAAAAGAGATTCTGAATGTCTGAATCATTTAATGCTTTATTGTCCAGCTGCGTATTTTTCGAGGATAACGCTGCTATGGGGGTACAGATTGAGTTGGCAAATCCCAGCTTATTATGCATTACTTTGTGAGAAGAATACTATTTTACGGAGGGGCAAAAAGGGCATGGTGATAGGAAGACGTGGTTCTGTAGTGgcaatattttgtttgtttgaatgGAGAGAAATAGAACTCTTGAGGGATGTGGACCGTTTGTGGGACACATTTGTTTCTGGACAACTGACGAGCTTCAACTTCCTCAGATTTCAAGGACTTTCATGCTATCTCATGTGTATTAGTTGCCCTTTGTTTTCATTGGTTTTCTGTTTTGCTGTTCTTTAGTTGGGTGTAGTTTAAGGAACTCCTTGTCCCCTGTTTTGTAATTTCCTCATCTTTTCAATGACAATCTTTGTTTCTTATCAATGAAAATCTAAGTTTTTTTAAGATAGGCAACGGTCCtttaatggatgaaaaatgaatATGGTGACAAGGGTTGAAAGATGTAACATTAATCCCAAGGATGTACGATCCTTCAGTTGAATCAATAAAATTTGTATTAAGCATCAACGAAGAACATCACagaaaagaaggcaaagaatAAACAAAACCATACTGAGTTGATCAATATTATAGAGGACAAGAAAGCATGGTAGAAAAGATATTGCTTAAACGAATAAGGCCTTGTGGTTTACGATGAATAAAAGGATTTAAGCAGGGAAACAATAGAACTGTTACCATGACTCCAGAAATCACTCCTAGAGAGAAACATATACTCGCTGAAAATTCTCAAAACGCAATCatgtcataaaaaaaattatcaatgaCTCCAGAGTCCAGACATACGATTAACCTAAACATACATTGGACTAAAATTAACTCATGACTCCAGACACACAATTATCCAAGATTCAGAGTGGTTCTAATGGTGCCCTTGGTAAACTTTTAAAGGCAGCTGCCACTTATGCCCATCAGAATATATATAACACAAGGAAATCTGATCCTATGATTTTGTATCTTTTGCATGCCAGAAAGACTCCCAAAGACACAGTAATGTAGGATCTACTATAGAAATTATAACAATATGTTCGGACAATAATCTCTGTTGTAACTAGTAATCCCAAGCAACCAATCACCCTTGGCAACCAATGTTCAACCCCTGGCGTATACACCATTTCCATTATCAACTTACACATGTACCAGGTTTGACCAACAGAAATTCATACCTCAATGTTATAAGACGCTTGTCTGTATCATTTCCTATAGCAGCAAGAAAAATTACTCCTATTACTCTTTTTcccatatttatttttactctTTTTCCTATATTTCTATTGGTTTTAAGGCCATGTTAAAGCCTACTTCCTGGAGGCAGTTAGCATTATCAATCAGGAACTGAGGGAAACAGGATTGGATAGACATGACCATACAATTATACCTGACACGCCTAAGATACTCAAGTCCATCTTCTGGTGAACCAGACTCAAAATTGGGTTCTCCATCAACTGCAAAGGCAGGTCTCTGAATGCTAGCATAATCTTCGTCACTGTCATAATCCTCAGTGCACTCTTTTTCTTGAAATGGGTGGCCGTCTTCATCAGTAGCACTGTAACTGCAAAAAGGGTCCAGGGCACTTGCATCTTGAGTTTCATTATTCACCAAGTTTTCTAATTCAATGTCCACATTTTCCGAAAATGATTCCCCTGAAAGTAATCACAAAAACCTTAGCAATCAAACAAATGTAGAAGCAACTGATTTGATCCAGACAAAAGAAGATGGGAACTTTTTATCTTTTAGTCTGACATCGGTAGAAGTAAAGGAAAACAGGTTCAAGAAACTCATTTCATTCAACTATGCAATCGAAGCAATTGTACTTCACATGGGATATCATTTTACTACTGTTCATCTACAGAAAGAATTATGTACCAACATCTAACTATGTTTCACAAACTAGAAGACCAAAAGCAAGAATTTCCGTGTACAAGGACTGCATACAAGTAGTACACAGAACAACTCCCTATCAAGGACCTAAAGtcacaaaagaagaaacatATGTCGAGAAAGTGGACATCAAGTCATTTGCAGGTTGCTTTGGGCCATTCTTCAACGTACAAAGATATTCATTTGATTCCACCTTCCCCTTGAAGCAATGGCACCTGTGCACAACAGAAATTGAACCCATCAAATTGACACAATCAGAGctaagaagaacaagaaaaaagGCATCCGAAGGAACTCAGAAGTTTCCACAAATGGACTACAAGAAcggaagaaatttttttttgtgaagttTAAGAGCTGCACTCTTGAAAATAAAGGACTATGAGTGTAACCAGGAACAGAAAGACAAAGATTGAAAATTTCATGGggaaaaagagaaaggaaaaactGTTCATATGATCATATCCCTTGCCACTTATTGCCTCTGTGCCTACTAAACTCACCCAAGAAATAACAAAACGGCTAGCTTCCCTTAAAGGGTGAGTTTGTTTGACCTCTATCATTACATTGACAGATACCAAGGCAAGTAAGGTCACACCCAAACAACCCTTTAATGGTAAAAATGCCAACAGGCAGAATAAGCAGTTCAGTAAAATGTTCACTTTATCACAAAGACATGCATTCATGAAGAATGCCTTGCTATAGCAAAACGAACTATATACATAAATTAAGAATGCTTTGCTGCGAAAACTCATTCTGTAAGGTTCTTCCAATGATATGCACTataattgaaatttataaacGAGTCATGCAAGGACGCGGAGTATAAGCTGCAAGGTTCTAATTAcgaaaacaacaaaacaaaacgatTCAATAACTATTTGCAGACCTCCATACTTAGTACAATTACTAGCACATATaagttacaaaaaaaataatttaaacacAGGCTCACACTGAAAAATAATTAACTCATTAAACAAGTTACTAGTAGATAAAGTTTCTTACATCAAACAACAGAGTTTTAATAACAAttaggacataaattaacaaaagaaaGCATATCAAGCAACAGTACTTACCAAGAATACCAGGTCCCGCTTCCATCTTCTCAAAGCGTTTGCGATGCTCAAAGTTATTGTGGGTGTTCTTCTGTTGCTTAGCACTTGCCATATCATCATACTCCTTTGCCACGACTGGCCCAAGGCCACTGTATATATCCTTCCACAGTTTCTTCTGTTCCACCACATTGACATACCTCATGGCCTCCAACTCCTTCCTCGAGTAACTGATCTTGGTTCCTTTCCCTTTCTCAAAACTCAGGCTACTAGCTTCAACCAGACAATGCGCCACTTTTTCCTTTTCCCCCACATCGACAAACCGCATGGCCTCCAACTCCTTCCTCGAGTAAATGATCTTGgttcctttctctttctctaaACTCAGGCTACGAGCTTCAACCAGACGATTCGCCACCTTTTCCTTTCGCGCTGCAGCTCTTGCTTTTTTCCCATTCATTTCTTGCTTTGCATTCTTGTTTCCATTCCTCTGTGCACAACCCAACTCCTTCCCACGGCCATTGCCAGGGAGTATCATCAATGCAGTATCATCAATTACTTCAATCTTGAAAGAACCAACAGACCCATCAGCAGCAGTTTTCACCTGCGCCTTCTCTGCAGGCGCAAGCATTGCTTCCACTTCCTCCAGTAATTGCTTCTTCTTCGCTTCCAGGGAGCTCTGAGATTCCGCTGCTTTTTCGAAAGACTCAGTTGCAGACTCCGTTTCTTGCATCAACTTTTGAATGCCAGAGAAACCCACTTCGCCTTCACCCTTCTTCTCATCATCCAGAGTCTTTGCAGTCTCAGTTGTCACGAATTCACCATCAGAAACAAGACCCACCTCGCAATTTCCCATGAAATCTTGGGCAACTCCATCAGATGCAGGAAACCCAGAAACGAAACCCAAAGATACGAGCTTTTCATTCGCAGAATTGGGAATTTCTTGAAGTTCTTCAAGATGGGTCTCAGAGACTTGGCCGTGAGGTGAACTCTTGTCCTTCTTGGAGGACTCGGAGACCAAACAAGGAGAGCTCTTTTCGATGAAGTCTGCGTCTTGTTTCAGAGGAGAAACGATCTCAAACGAGTGGCTATCTTGTTCTGGAATTGCAGACGGAGAATCAGAGCGTTGCGGGAGAGTTTGGGTTTCTTCGGAATCTTTGATTGTTCGCTTGAAGCCGACGCATGTATCAGAATCCATATCATCTGCCATAGCTTTGGGGACAGAGAGAAATGGACAGAGAAGGGGAGAAGAGAGTAGCTTTGGGGAcgaagagagatggagagagagagagagagtctgttAAAAGGTTCGTTTCTGAGGAGCGATGAAGTATGTAATGCTCCTGGACATTTTCTCTTTCTCgaaaaagggtttagggtttagcgGCAACTCAACCCAGACccaacccaagcccaagcccaaTTCATTATGAATTATTCAGACTtcgtattttatatttttacatttaggtttttttttttttaaacaatttaaCTCTTTCATATTTACTAATCTGTTTAATGACCATTGCGTTTTCAGTTTTAAAAACACTCAAGTTGGGGATGAATTTAATCTTCGTATTTTAGATTACAATTTATTCTTTTAGTTTACTAAAGGTACTTGGCGTTCCAATTCAGTCCCAAACATGCACTTTTCAGACTGAGAAAGCAAAACTGCTTGACGTTACTTATCAAAACTCATTAAAGCTCGATTCGCATCATTATGCtcgataaaaggaaaaaaaatttccaaaggtAGAATTTATTAAATTCATAGTCAAATAGAAACATTTACAACCTCATCTATTATGTTAAACAAAAACTCAGGCTTAAAGAATCCCACAAGAAGGAATTAGAGAAGGTCTAATAGAAAAATATTAGAAGGGGAAAATACTTCGAAGATGAACTTATTCTCATGCAACAGTCAGGAATcttatttctttcaattttttattttttttttgttttttggtttttcgttATTTATTTGAAGCAACTTTTTCTTCCATAGTGCGAAGCAATGAGAGGTCTAAAAATTAATAGTTAGATTTTGCATATAGGAATTTAATGGATCTTTAAAGGTTAAATCTTGCATAAAACTCATACTATTGAAGGGTACATACCATTGtaacacaacaacaaaaaaaacaagtaCAAAAAAGCAAGCGAAAGCTAAAAGATCGTCAATTATAAGCATCTGTCATCGGCCATGTTTGGCGAAGATACCATGGCAACCGTACTAGCgttcagaagaagaaaaaaaaacttaaggAAGAAGTAGCAATCGAAAGAGTGGGAAAGTTTGGTGTAAccaaatttcattcattttctaTTGATGACGTAATAATTACAACTGGGAGTACTTATATATAATAACCAATGACATAATGACAGTTGGCAGAATCCTAGACACTCGTCAACTCTATAAGAGAAGTCATTTTCATGCTTTGGGCAGcttctaataaattaattatatg encodes:
- the LOC103435448 gene encoding uncharacterized protein, with translation MADDMDSDTCVGFKRTIKDSEETQTLPQRSDSPSAIPEQDSHSFEIVSPLKQDADFIEKSSPCLVSESSKKDKSSPHGQVSETHLEELQEIPNSANEKLVSLGFVSGFPASDGVAQDFMGNCEVGLVSDGEFVTTETAKTLDDEKKGEGEVGFSGIQKLMQETESATESFEKAAESQSSLEAKKKQLLEEVEAMLAPAEKAQVKTAADGSVGSFKIEVIDDTALMILPGNGRGKELGCAQRNGNKNAKQEMNGKKARAAARKEKVANRLVEARSLSLEKEKGTKIIYSRKELEAMRFVDVGEKEKVAHCLVEASSLSFEKGKGTKISYSRKELEAMRYVNVVEQKKLWKDIYSGLGPVVAKEYDDMASAKQQKNTHNNFEHRKRFEKMEAGPGILGESFSENVDIELENLVNNETQDASALDPFCSYSATDEDGHPFQEKECTEDYDSDEDYASIQRPAFAVDGEPNFESGSPEDGLEYLRRVRWEAAQIPKVKIAKVDRSKFNKEQSAYMPKIPEIAKCPEQFMPLKQWEDAFLAEFSELRLALSGFEGSHASTSRGPQSNIILHGKFEKLLNVESKEVDFNWLQDCSIVGSSTDQPSLSINSENNASLPAENSSPKLCVTQSSSDTPLLSVILKMDSVARVSMLRKRIKAVEDMTTLSRNDCLWLFALCAVVDMPLDADTSASLRSLLRKCAALRAAKSTLDDEAVMLNILATISGRYFGQSEN